One stretch of Manis pentadactyla isolate mManPen7 chromosome 10, mManPen7.hap1, whole genome shotgun sequence DNA includes these proteins:
- the PALB2 gene encoding partner and localizer of BRCA2 isoform X1, whose protein sequence is MEEPPGKPLSCEEKEKLKEKLAFLKREYSKTLARLQRAQRAEKVKNSVKKTVEEQDCLLQQEVSPHLNRSEPKSKVSPCDTLHINTHVDEETGEKTSITLDIEPESFSPGHGPMAGLCIQRTADTQEHFLYMINGPDGEKRQHELPRRSKKQQKRTFISQERDSFFDTDSLIPFGKRLKEQEEIKRENPRAPKIDIRTDHSSPNSHIPNSPAPITETNAGSVLIPPTAKRQRSVGVLSRGSSFPRATLLPLCTSSGSSSGQHLEQKLPEGNFEPTTHCFKSSSPTLPVNLEAQDKSMTVFTSNPEVNRAATRASGQLPRSPNSEADNSCPINELTHDHLLANENQNLKEQKDTEKSLKFPHNALNGRNESVEENEVLSQSKSLSLEVISPISTENQTHSCTMLEGLLFPAEYYVRTTRHMSNCQRKIALEAVIQSHLGIKKKGFENKNKEASKNVSLSNEETNQSGIRMSDTCIGPPSSRSPQKLPSLSEVSSSAGPTKDDFSRKVIVQPGGRRQRGKRKSICPPVLDDREVLLPTSGTSGVNRSKEEVALYKDQKEKAIIHGKESYRQKEDCLSPSNSPYLAVDGDAFHAPVHKNEILSVKQLSFLKITDFELPDEDFGPLKLEKPKSCSEKPVEPFGSKTHGERRLKEGNGIVLEELTPKQIDKEMESLEEEIVVLPKKAHLKMPTLKSQPQEKSLSSSILLFTPLNTVVPDDADRQTADMCSPAFPILGTTPAFGSQAHCEKGSAEINGPTCSIPHLAHLEDSSHKQCNSWTNPPKLDSSLCVSSRKGQPFCDSDSGPQATPLPTDSFTFKDHQPCGNSCVELRKHSTEQTKLADLPVYDSLTCNLQLVSKLKNPSGSCSVDVSAMWWEIAGFREPCIITACEYVVSLWKPLDNWQWEKIYSWHFAEVPVLQIVPVPDVYNLVCVALGNLEIREIRALLCSSDGESEKQVLLSSGNIKAVLGLTKRRLVSSSGTLCDQQVEVMMFAEDGGSKEKQFLMPPEETVLTFAEVQGMQEALLGTTIMNSIVIWNLKTGQLLKKMHIGDSYHASVCHKAYSEMGLLFVVLSHPCAKGSELLGSPVFQLIVINPKTTLGMGVMLYCLPQGQAGRFLEGDVKDNFAVAVLTSGTIAIWDLLLGHCTAVLTPVSGQSWSFVKWSGTDSHLLAGQKDGNIFIFRH, encoded by the exons ATGGAAGAGCCTCCCGGGAAGCCCCTCAGCTGTGAGGAGAAGGAAAAG ttGAAGGAAAAATTAGCATTCTTGAAAAGGGAATACAGCAAGACACTGGCCCGCCTTCAG CGTGCCCAAAGAGCTGAAAAGGTTAAGAATTCTGTTAAGAAAACAGTGGAAGAGCAAGATTGCTTGCTCCAACAGGAAGTTTCCCCTCACCTTAACCGCTCAG aACCTAAAAGTAAAGTATCTCCTTGTGACACATTACACATCAACACCCATGTTGATGAAGAAACTGGAGAAAAGACATCTATCACGCTTGACATTGAGCCTGAATCCTTTAGCCCTGGACATGGCCCAATGGCAGGATTATGCATACAAAGAACAGCTGATACCCAAGAACATTTTCTCTATATGATCAATGGCCCTGATGGTGAGAAAAGGCAGCATGAGCTGCCAAGGAGAAGCAAGAAGCAgcagaaaagaacatttatttcACAGGAGAGAGACTCTTTTTTTGACACTGATTCCCTCATACCCTTTGGAAAAAGACTAAAGGAGCAAGAAGAAATCAAGAGAGAAAATCCTAGGGCACCTAAAATTGACATAAGAACTGACCATTCAAGTCCTAACTCTCACATTCCAAATTCTCCAGCACCAATTACTGAAACAAATGCAGGGAGTGTGTTAATTCCACCAACTGCCAAACGACAAAGAAGTGTGGGTGTGCTCTCAAGAGGAAGTAGTTTCCCCAGGGCGACTTTGCTTCCTTTGTGTACTTCATCAGGTAGCAGTAGTGGTCAGCACCTTGAACAGAAGCTGCCTGAAGGGAACTTTGAACCTACTACTCACTGTTTTAAAAGCAGTAGCCCCACTTTACCTGTAAACCTGGAGGCACAAGACAAAAGCATGACTGTCTTTACAAGTAACCCAGAAGTAAACAGAGCTGCTACAAGGGCAAGTGGCCAACTGCCTAGAAGTCCTAACTCAGAGGCAGATAATTCATGTCCTATAAATGAACTCACTCATGATCACTTACtggcaaatgaaaaccaaaacttaaaagaacaaaaggatACAGAGAAGTCTTTAAAATTTCCCCATAATGCTCTCAATGGTCGAAATGAAAGTGTAGAGGAAAATGAGGTTCTAAGTCAGTCTAAGAGTCTTAGTCTAGAAGTAATTTCTCCTATTTCTACAGAAAATCAAACACATTCTTGCACAATGCTTGAAGGCCTTCTGTTTCCTGCAGAATATTACGTTAGAACAACAAGACACATGTCCAATTGCCAAAGGAAAATAGCCCTGGAGGCTGTAATTCAAAGTCATTTGGGTATCAAAAAGAaaggatttgaaaataaaaataaggaagcTTCTAAAAATGTAAGCCTTTCCAATGAGGAAACCAACCAAAGTGGAATTAGGATGTCTGACACATGCATAGGACCACCAAGTTCAAGAAGTCCTCAGAAACTTCCGTCCTTAAGTGAAGTCAGCTCTTCCGCTGGGCCCACTAAAGATGACTTTTCTAGGAAGGTGATTGTCCAGCCAGGTGGTAGAAGACAGCGAGGGAAAAGGAAGTCAATCTGCCCCCCTGTATTGGACGATCGTGAAGTACTTTTACCAACTTCTGGGACATCAGGTGTTAATAGGTCTAAGGAAGAAGTTGCCTTGTATAAagatcaaaaagaaaaagcaattatTCATG GAAAAGAAAGTTATCGTCAAAAAGAAGACTGCCTTTCTCCCAGTAACAGTCCTTATTTAGCTGTGGATGGTGATGCCTTCCATGCTCCAGTTCATAAGAATGAAATACTGAGTGTAAAGCAGTTGTCTTTTCTCAAAATCACAGACTTTGAGTTACCTGATGAAGATTTTGGACCTCTTAAGCTTGAAAAACCCAAGTCCTGCTCAGAAAAGCCAGTTGAGCCTTTTGGATCAAAAACACACGGAGAGAGGCGTCTTAAAGAAGGAAATGGTATTGTCTTGGAGGAACTGACTCCTAAACAAATTGATAAGGAAATGGAGAGCTTGGAAGAAGAAATTGTTGTTCTACCAAAAAAAGCACACCTTAAAATGCCAACCTTAAAAAGCCAGCCTCAGGAGAAGAGCCTTTCTTCATCCATATTGCTTTTTACTCCTTTAAATACTGTTGTACCTGATGATGCTGACAGACAGACAGCAGATATGTGCTCACCTGCTTTCCCTATTTTAGGCACCACTCCAGCTTTTGGCTCCCAAGCACACTGTGAAAAAGGGTCTGCAGAGATTAATGGACCAACTTGCTCTATACCCCATCTTGCTCACCTGGAAGACAGTAGTCATAAACAATGCAACAGTTGGACCAACCCACCCAAATTGGATAGCAGCCTGTGTGTTTCCAGTAGGAAAGGACAGCCTTTCTGTGACTCTGATTCTGGTCCCCAGGCAACACCTCTACCCACTGACTCATTCACTTTCAAAGACCATCAGCCTTGTGGAAATTCATGCGTGGAATTGAGGAAACATTCTACTGAACAG ACTAAACTAGCAGACCTTCCTGTCTATGATAGCCTAACCTGCAACCTACAATTGGTTTCAAAGTTAAAG AATCCCTCAGGTTCCTGTTCCGTGGATGTGAGTGCCATGTGGTGGGAAATAGCTGGTTTCCGAGAGCCATGTATTATAACTGCTTGTGAATATGTCGTTTCTCTTTGGAAACCTCTGGATAATTGGCAGTGGGAAAAAATTTATTCCTGGCACTTCGCCGAG GTTCCAGTATTACAGATAGTTCCTGTGCCTGATGTCTATAATCTGGTGTGTGTTGCTTTGGGaaatctggaaatcagagagatcAG AGCATTACTTTGTTCCTCTGATGGTGAAAGTGAAAAGCAGGTACTACTGAGTTCTGGAAATATAAAAGCTGTGCTTGGCCTGACAAAGAGGAGGCTAGTCAGTAGCAGTGGGACACTTTGTGATCAACAAGTAGAAGTCATGATGTTTGCAGAAGATGGAGG aagcaaagaaaaacagTTTTTGATGCCCCCTGAAGAGACTGTATTAACTTTTGCTGAGGTCCAAGGGATGCAGGAAGCTCTTCTTGGTACCACTATAATGAACAGCATTGTCATTTG GAATTTAAAAACTGGTCAACTCCTGAAAAAGATGCACATTGGAGATTCCTACCACGCTTCAGTCTGTCACAAAGCCTATTCTGAAATG GGGCTCCTGTTTGTTGTTCTGAGTCATCCTTGTGCCAAAGGGAGTGAGCTGTTGGGAAGCCCTGTGTTTCAGCTGATTGTGATTAACCCTAAGACGACCCTGGGCATGGGTGTGATGCTCTACTGTCTTCCTCAGGGGCAGGCTGGAAG
- the PALB2 gene encoding partner and localizer of BRCA2 isoform X4, with protein MEEPPGKPLSCEEKEKLKEKLAFLKREYSKTLARLQRAQRAEKVKNSVKKTVEEQDCLLQQEVSPHLNRSEPKSKVSPCDTLHINTHVDEETGEKTSITLDIEPESFSPGHGPMAGLCIQRTADTQEHFLYMINGPDGEKRQHELPRRSKKQQKRTFISQERDSFFDTDSLIPFGKRLKEQEEIKRENPRAPKIDIRTDHSSPNSHIPNSPAPITETNAGSVLIPPTAKRQRSVGVLSRGSSFPRATLLPLCTSSGSSSGQHLEQKLPEGNFEPTTHCFKSSSPTLPVNLEAQDKSMTVFTSNPEVNRAATRASGQLPRSPNSEADNSCPINELTHDHLLANENQNLKEQKDTEKSLKFPHNALNGRNESVEENEVLSQSKSLSLEVISPISTENQTHSCTMLEGLLFPAEYYVRTTRHMSNCQRKIALEAVIQSHLGIKKKGFENKNKEASKNVSLSNEETNQSGIRMSDTCIGPPSSRSPQKLPSLSEVSSSAGPTKDDFSRKVIVQPGGRRQRGKRKSICPPVLDDREVLLPTSGTSGVNRSKEEVALYKDQKEKAIIHGKESYRQKEDCLSPSNSPYLAVDGDAFHAPVHKNEILSVKQLSFLKITDFELPDEDFGPLKLEKPKSCSEKPVEPFGSKTHGERRLKEGNGIVLEELTPKQIDKEMESLEEEIVVLPKKAHLKMPTLKSQPQEKSLSSSILLFTPLNTVVPDDADRQTADMCSPAFPILGTTPAFGSQAHCEKGSAEINGPTCSIPHLAHLEDSSHKQCNSWTNPPKLDSSLCVSSRKGQPFCDSDSGPQATPLPTDSFTFKDHQPCGNSCVELRKHSTEQTKLADLPVYDSLTCNLQLVSKLKNPSGSCSVDVSAMWWEIAGFREPCIITACEYVVSLWKPLDNWQWEKIYSWHFAEVPVLQIVPVPDVYNLVCVALGNLEIREIRALLCSSDGESEKQVLLSSGNIKAVLGLTKRRLVSSSGTLCDQQVEVMMFAEDGGSKEKQFLMPPEETVLTFAEVQGMQEALLGTTIMNSIVIWNLKTGQLLKKMHIGDSYHASVCHKAYSEMVPGR; from the exons ATGGAAGAGCCTCCCGGGAAGCCCCTCAGCTGTGAGGAGAAGGAAAAG ttGAAGGAAAAATTAGCATTCTTGAAAAGGGAATACAGCAAGACACTGGCCCGCCTTCAG CGTGCCCAAAGAGCTGAAAAGGTTAAGAATTCTGTTAAGAAAACAGTGGAAGAGCAAGATTGCTTGCTCCAACAGGAAGTTTCCCCTCACCTTAACCGCTCAG aACCTAAAAGTAAAGTATCTCCTTGTGACACATTACACATCAACACCCATGTTGATGAAGAAACTGGAGAAAAGACATCTATCACGCTTGACATTGAGCCTGAATCCTTTAGCCCTGGACATGGCCCAATGGCAGGATTATGCATACAAAGAACAGCTGATACCCAAGAACATTTTCTCTATATGATCAATGGCCCTGATGGTGAGAAAAGGCAGCATGAGCTGCCAAGGAGAAGCAAGAAGCAgcagaaaagaacatttatttcACAGGAGAGAGACTCTTTTTTTGACACTGATTCCCTCATACCCTTTGGAAAAAGACTAAAGGAGCAAGAAGAAATCAAGAGAGAAAATCCTAGGGCACCTAAAATTGACATAAGAACTGACCATTCAAGTCCTAACTCTCACATTCCAAATTCTCCAGCACCAATTACTGAAACAAATGCAGGGAGTGTGTTAATTCCACCAACTGCCAAACGACAAAGAAGTGTGGGTGTGCTCTCAAGAGGAAGTAGTTTCCCCAGGGCGACTTTGCTTCCTTTGTGTACTTCATCAGGTAGCAGTAGTGGTCAGCACCTTGAACAGAAGCTGCCTGAAGGGAACTTTGAACCTACTACTCACTGTTTTAAAAGCAGTAGCCCCACTTTACCTGTAAACCTGGAGGCACAAGACAAAAGCATGACTGTCTTTACAAGTAACCCAGAAGTAAACAGAGCTGCTACAAGGGCAAGTGGCCAACTGCCTAGAAGTCCTAACTCAGAGGCAGATAATTCATGTCCTATAAATGAACTCACTCATGATCACTTACtggcaaatgaaaaccaaaacttaaaagaacaaaaggatACAGAGAAGTCTTTAAAATTTCCCCATAATGCTCTCAATGGTCGAAATGAAAGTGTAGAGGAAAATGAGGTTCTAAGTCAGTCTAAGAGTCTTAGTCTAGAAGTAATTTCTCCTATTTCTACAGAAAATCAAACACATTCTTGCACAATGCTTGAAGGCCTTCTGTTTCCTGCAGAATATTACGTTAGAACAACAAGACACATGTCCAATTGCCAAAGGAAAATAGCCCTGGAGGCTGTAATTCAAAGTCATTTGGGTATCAAAAAGAaaggatttgaaaataaaaataaggaagcTTCTAAAAATGTAAGCCTTTCCAATGAGGAAACCAACCAAAGTGGAATTAGGATGTCTGACACATGCATAGGACCACCAAGTTCAAGAAGTCCTCAGAAACTTCCGTCCTTAAGTGAAGTCAGCTCTTCCGCTGGGCCCACTAAAGATGACTTTTCTAGGAAGGTGATTGTCCAGCCAGGTGGTAGAAGACAGCGAGGGAAAAGGAAGTCAATCTGCCCCCCTGTATTGGACGATCGTGAAGTACTTTTACCAACTTCTGGGACATCAGGTGTTAATAGGTCTAAGGAAGAAGTTGCCTTGTATAAagatcaaaaagaaaaagcaattatTCATG GAAAAGAAAGTTATCGTCAAAAAGAAGACTGCCTTTCTCCCAGTAACAGTCCTTATTTAGCTGTGGATGGTGATGCCTTCCATGCTCCAGTTCATAAGAATGAAATACTGAGTGTAAAGCAGTTGTCTTTTCTCAAAATCACAGACTTTGAGTTACCTGATGAAGATTTTGGACCTCTTAAGCTTGAAAAACCCAAGTCCTGCTCAGAAAAGCCAGTTGAGCCTTTTGGATCAAAAACACACGGAGAGAGGCGTCTTAAAGAAGGAAATGGTATTGTCTTGGAGGAACTGACTCCTAAACAAATTGATAAGGAAATGGAGAGCTTGGAAGAAGAAATTGTTGTTCTACCAAAAAAAGCACACCTTAAAATGCCAACCTTAAAAAGCCAGCCTCAGGAGAAGAGCCTTTCTTCATCCATATTGCTTTTTACTCCTTTAAATACTGTTGTACCTGATGATGCTGACAGACAGACAGCAGATATGTGCTCACCTGCTTTCCCTATTTTAGGCACCACTCCAGCTTTTGGCTCCCAAGCACACTGTGAAAAAGGGTCTGCAGAGATTAATGGACCAACTTGCTCTATACCCCATCTTGCTCACCTGGAAGACAGTAGTCATAAACAATGCAACAGTTGGACCAACCCACCCAAATTGGATAGCAGCCTGTGTGTTTCCAGTAGGAAAGGACAGCCTTTCTGTGACTCTGATTCTGGTCCCCAGGCAACACCTCTACCCACTGACTCATTCACTTTCAAAGACCATCAGCCTTGTGGAAATTCATGCGTGGAATTGAGGAAACATTCTACTGAACAG ACTAAACTAGCAGACCTTCCTGTCTATGATAGCCTAACCTGCAACCTACAATTGGTTTCAAAGTTAAAG AATCCCTCAGGTTCCTGTTCCGTGGATGTGAGTGCCATGTGGTGGGAAATAGCTGGTTTCCGAGAGCCATGTATTATAACTGCTTGTGAATATGTCGTTTCTCTTTGGAAACCTCTGGATAATTGGCAGTGGGAAAAAATTTATTCCTGGCACTTCGCCGAG GTTCCAGTATTACAGATAGTTCCTGTGCCTGATGTCTATAATCTGGTGTGTGTTGCTTTGGGaaatctggaaatcagagagatcAG AGCATTACTTTGTTCCTCTGATGGTGAAAGTGAAAAGCAGGTACTACTGAGTTCTGGAAATATAAAAGCTGTGCTTGGCCTGACAAAGAGGAGGCTAGTCAGTAGCAGTGGGACACTTTGTGATCAACAAGTAGAAGTCATGATGTTTGCAGAAGATGGAGG aagcaaagaaaaacagTTTTTGATGCCCCCTGAAGAGACTGTATTAACTTTTGCTGAGGTCCAAGGGATGCAGGAAGCTCTTCTTGGTACCACTATAATGAACAGCATTGTCATTTG GAATTTAAAAACTGGTCAACTCCTGAAAAAGATGCACATTGGAGATTCCTACCACGCTTCAGTCTGTCACAAAGCCTATTCTGAAATG
- the PALB2 gene encoding partner and localizer of BRCA2 isoform X5 → MEEPPGKPLSCEEKEKLKEKLAFLKREYSKTLARLQRAQRAEKVKNSVKKTVEEQDCLLQQEVSPHLNRSEPKSKVSPCDTLHINTHVDEETGEKTSITLDIEPESFSPGHGPMAGLCIQRTADTQEHFLYMINGPDGEKRQHELPRRSKKQQKRTFISQERDSFFDTDSLIPFGKRLKEQEEIKRENPRAPKIDIRTDHSSPNSHIPNSPAPITETNAGSVLIPPTAKRQRSVGVLSRGSSFPRATLLPLCTSSGSSSGQHLEQKLPEGNFEPTTHCFKSSSPTLPVNLEAQDKSMTVFTSNPEVNRAATRASGQLPRSPNSEADNSCPINELTHDHLLANENQNLKEQKDTEKSLKFPHNALNGRNESVEENEVLSQSKSLSLEVISPISTENQTHSCTMLEGLLFPAEYYVRTTRHMSNCQRKIALEAVIQSHLGIKKKGFENKNKEASKNVSLSNEETNQSGIRMSDTCIGPPSSRSPQKLPSLSEVSSSAGPTKDDFSRKVIVQPGGRRQRGKRKSICPPVLDDREVLLPTSGTSGVNRSKEEVALYKDQKEKAIIHGKESYRQKEDCLSPSNSPYLAVDGDAFHAPVHKNEILSVKQLSFLKITDFELPDEDFGPLKLEKPKSCSEKPVEPFGSKTHGERRLKEGNGIVLEELTPKQIDKEMESLEEEIVVLPKKAHLKMPTLKSQPQEKSLSSSILLFTPLNTVVPDDADRQTADMCSPAFPILGTTPAFGSQAHCEKGSAEINGPTCSIPHLAHLEDSSHKQCNSWTNPPKLDSSLCVSSRKGQPFCDSDSGPQATPLPTDSFTFKDHQPCGNSCVELRKHSTEQTKLADLPVYDSLTCNLQLVSKLKNPSGSCSVDVSAMWWEIAGFREPCIITACEYVVSLWKPLDNWQWEKIYSWHFAEVPVLQIVPVPDVYNLVCVALGNLEIREIRALLCSSDGESEKQVLLSSGNIKAVLGLTKRRLVSSSGTLCDQQVEVMMFAEDGGSKEKQFLMPPEETVLTFAEVQGMQEALLGTTIMNSIVIWML, encoded by the exons ATGGAAGAGCCTCCCGGGAAGCCCCTCAGCTGTGAGGAGAAGGAAAAG ttGAAGGAAAAATTAGCATTCTTGAAAAGGGAATACAGCAAGACACTGGCCCGCCTTCAG CGTGCCCAAAGAGCTGAAAAGGTTAAGAATTCTGTTAAGAAAACAGTGGAAGAGCAAGATTGCTTGCTCCAACAGGAAGTTTCCCCTCACCTTAACCGCTCAG aACCTAAAAGTAAAGTATCTCCTTGTGACACATTACACATCAACACCCATGTTGATGAAGAAACTGGAGAAAAGACATCTATCACGCTTGACATTGAGCCTGAATCCTTTAGCCCTGGACATGGCCCAATGGCAGGATTATGCATACAAAGAACAGCTGATACCCAAGAACATTTTCTCTATATGATCAATGGCCCTGATGGTGAGAAAAGGCAGCATGAGCTGCCAAGGAGAAGCAAGAAGCAgcagaaaagaacatttatttcACAGGAGAGAGACTCTTTTTTTGACACTGATTCCCTCATACCCTTTGGAAAAAGACTAAAGGAGCAAGAAGAAATCAAGAGAGAAAATCCTAGGGCACCTAAAATTGACATAAGAACTGACCATTCAAGTCCTAACTCTCACATTCCAAATTCTCCAGCACCAATTACTGAAACAAATGCAGGGAGTGTGTTAATTCCACCAACTGCCAAACGACAAAGAAGTGTGGGTGTGCTCTCAAGAGGAAGTAGTTTCCCCAGGGCGACTTTGCTTCCTTTGTGTACTTCATCAGGTAGCAGTAGTGGTCAGCACCTTGAACAGAAGCTGCCTGAAGGGAACTTTGAACCTACTACTCACTGTTTTAAAAGCAGTAGCCCCACTTTACCTGTAAACCTGGAGGCACAAGACAAAAGCATGACTGTCTTTACAAGTAACCCAGAAGTAAACAGAGCTGCTACAAGGGCAAGTGGCCAACTGCCTAGAAGTCCTAACTCAGAGGCAGATAATTCATGTCCTATAAATGAACTCACTCATGATCACTTACtggcaaatgaaaaccaaaacttaaaagaacaaaaggatACAGAGAAGTCTTTAAAATTTCCCCATAATGCTCTCAATGGTCGAAATGAAAGTGTAGAGGAAAATGAGGTTCTAAGTCAGTCTAAGAGTCTTAGTCTAGAAGTAATTTCTCCTATTTCTACAGAAAATCAAACACATTCTTGCACAATGCTTGAAGGCCTTCTGTTTCCTGCAGAATATTACGTTAGAACAACAAGACACATGTCCAATTGCCAAAGGAAAATAGCCCTGGAGGCTGTAATTCAAAGTCATTTGGGTATCAAAAAGAaaggatttgaaaataaaaataaggaagcTTCTAAAAATGTAAGCCTTTCCAATGAGGAAACCAACCAAAGTGGAATTAGGATGTCTGACACATGCATAGGACCACCAAGTTCAAGAAGTCCTCAGAAACTTCCGTCCTTAAGTGAAGTCAGCTCTTCCGCTGGGCCCACTAAAGATGACTTTTCTAGGAAGGTGATTGTCCAGCCAGGTGGTAGAAGACAGCGAGGGAAAAGGAAGTCAATCTGCCCCCCTGTATTGGACGATCGTGAAGTACTTTTACCAACTTCTGGGACATCAGGTGTTAATAGGTCTAAGGAAGAAGTTGCCTTGTATAAagatcaaaaagaaaaagcaattatTCATG GAAAAGAAAGTTATCGTCAAAAAGAAGACTGCCTTTCTCCCAGTAACAGTCCTTATTTAGCTGTGGATGGTGATGCCTTCCATGCTCCAGTTCATAAGAATGAAATACTGAGTGTAAAGCAGTTGTCTTTTCTCAAAATCACAGACTTTGAGTTACCTGATGAAGATTTTGGACCTCTTAAGCTTGAAAAACCCAAGTCCTGCTCAGAAAAGCCAGTTGAGCCTTTTGGATCAAAAACACACGGAGAGAGGCGTCTTAAAGAAGGAAATGGTATTGTCTTGGAGGAACTGACTCCTAAACAAATTGATAAGGAAATGGAGAGCTTGGAAGAAGAAATTGTTGTTCTACCAAAAAAAGCACACCTTAAAATGCCAACCTTAAAAAGCCAGCCTCAGGAGAAGAGCCTTTCTTCATCCATATTGCTTTTTACTCCTTTAAATACTGTTGTACCTGATGATGCTGACAGACAGACAGCAGATATGTGCTCACCTGCTTTCCCTATTTTAGGCACCACTCCAGCTTTTGGCTCCCAAGCACACTGTGAAAAAGGGTCTGCAGAGATTAATGGACCAACTTGCTCTATACCCCATCTTGCTCACCTGGAAGACAGTAGTCATAAACAATGCAACAGTTGGACCAACCCACCCAAATTGGATAGCAGCCTGTGTGTTTCCAGTAGGAAAGGACAGCCTTTCTGTGACTCTGATTCTGGTCCCCAGGCAACACCTCTACCCACTGACTCATTCACTTTCAAAGACCATCAGCCTTGTGGAAATTCATGCGTGGAATTGAGGAAACATTCTACTGAACAG ACTAAACTAGCAGACCTTCCTGTCTATGATAGCCTAACCTGCAACCTACAATTGGTTTCAAAGTTAAAG AATCCCTCAGGTTCCTGTTCCGTGGATGTGAGTGCCATGTGGTGGGAAATAGCTGGTTTCCGAGAGCCATGTATTATAACTGCTTGTGAATATGTCGTTTCTCTTTGGAAACCTCTGGATAATTGGCAGTGGGAAAAAATTTATTCCTGGCACTTCGCCGAG GTTCCAGTATTACAGATAGTTCCTGTGCCTGATGTCTATAATCTGGTGTGTGTTGCTTTGGGaaatctggaaatcagagagatcAG AGCATTACTTTGTTCCTCTGATGGTGAAAGTGAAAAGCAGGTACTACTGAGTTCTGGAAATATAAAAGCTGTGCTTGGCCTGACAAAGAGGAGGCTAGTCAGTAGCAGTGGGACACTTTGTGATCAACAAGTAGAAGTCATGATGTTTGCAGAAGATGGAGG aagcaaagaaaaacagTTTTTGATGCCCCCTGAAGAGACTGTATTAACTTTTGCTGAGGTCCAAGGGATGCAGGAAGCTCTTCTTGGTACCACTATAATGAACAGCATTGTCATTTG GATGCTGTGA